The following coding sequences lie in one Oncorhynchus kisutch isolate 150728-3 linkage group LG17, Okis_V2, whole genome shotgun sequence genomic window:
- the LOC109881064 gene encoding amphoterin-induced protein 1-like, which produces MLLPCRAGALPEPSPSASLSLSLRRIQVRWALYLFLSLALLWFPSGAVASTLNCHKTCICASNIVSCSKMNLTTVPTGLPLYTAVLDLSYNDVSRLRAEWTMVKLTKLHNLLLSHNGLHFLSSEAFVYVKHLRYLDLSSNNLRQLDEFIFEPLGQLEVLLLYNNRISQIDHSAFQGLHSLQKLYLSQNMISRFPLELVKDKTRLEKLSLMDISSNRIKVPPIKELQVLPAWIKNGLYFHNNPLICDCSLYSLLAHWHILRLNSALDFKDEYSCYLPGSQKSRVGVFDLNRDYMNCSTFYEADEEAWLEQTLILRCDTKHRDLSKTWVMPGDVVVTEGLNQTAKVLPDGSLQIGPVKSDDSGTYTCYAVSEALNETIYVLLKVHNFTEKGNGENLSTAYTTLVGCVTSLVLVFIYLYLTPCRCFCCPKNNHQDSFHSSMLSQEDLANNTDPRHVAFIDPKELGQNGKVNPSDMGGDQGEMDEEGGLLGKGRRKKSVAESISLVFSDTPIVV; this is translated from the exons ATGTTGCTTCCATGCAGAGCAGGCGCCCTGCCGGAGCCttccccctctgcctctctctctctcagcctgaggAGGATCCAGGTTCGATGGGCCTTgtacctcttcctctccctggccCTCCTCTGGTTCCCGTCTGGGGCGGTAGCCTCAACCCTCAACTGCCACAAGACCTGCATCTGTGCCAGTAATATCGTGAGCTGTTCCAAGATGAACCTGACCACGGTGCCCACTGGCCTGCCTCTCTACACGGCCGTCCTGGACCTCAGCTACAACGACGTCTCCCGGCTGAGGGCTGAGTGGACCATGGTGAAACTCACCAAACTCCACAACCTCCTACTCAGTCACAACGGCCttcacttcctctcctctgagGCCTTCGTCTACGTCAAACACCTGCGCTACCTGGACCTGTCCTCCAACAACCTGCGACAGCTGGACGAGTTCATCTTTGAGCCGCTGGGGCAGCTGGAg GTGCTGTTGCTGTACAACAATCGTATATCTCAGATTGACCACTCAGCCTTCCAGGGTCTCCACAGCCTGCAGAAACTCTACCTGTCCCAGAACATGATCTCACGCTTCCCCCTGGAACTGGTCAAAGACAAGACCCGCCTGGAGAAACTCAGCCTGATGGACATCTCCTCCAACAGGATCAAG GTACCCCCCATCAAGGAGCTGCAGGTGCTGCCTGCCTGGATAAAGAACGGCCTCTACTTCCACAACAACCCTCTGATCTGTGACTGTAGCCTATATAGTCTCCTGGCCCACTGGCACATCCTCCGGCTCAACTCAGCCCTGGACTTTAAAGATGAGTACAGCTGCTATCTCCCCGGGTCCCAGAAAAGCAGGGTGGGGGTCTTCGACCTCAACAGAGACTACATGAACTGTAGTACGTTCTACGAGGCGGACGAGGAAGCTTGGCTGGAACAGACGCTGATCTTGCGCTGTGATACTAAACACAGAGATCTGTCTAAGACCTGGGTGATGCCTGGTGATGTAGTGGTGACGGAAGGCCTTAACCAGACAGCCAAGGTGCTTCCTGACGGTAGTCTCCAGATCGGCCCGGTGAAGTCGGACGACTCGGGGACGTACACATGCTACGCTGTGAGCGAAGCCCTCAACGAGACGATCTACGTGCTGCTCAAG GTGCATAACTTCACGGAGAAGGGAAATGGCGAGAACCTGAGTACGGCCTACACCACCCTGGTGGGCTGCGTGACCAGTTTGGTCCTAGTGTTCATCTACCTGTACCTGACCCCCTGCCGATGCTTCTGCTGCCCCAAGAACAACCACCAGGActccttccactcctccatgctCAGCCAGGAAGACTTGGCCAACAACACAGACCCAAGGCACGTGGCCTTCATCGACCCCAAGGAGCTTGGGCAGAACGGGAAAGTGAACCCCAGCGATATGGGGGGGgaccagggagagatggatgaggagggaggattactggggaagggaaggaggaagaaGTCTGTGGCTGAGTCTATTAGTTTGGTCTTCTCTGACACCCCCATAGTGGTCTGA